In Maniola jurtina chromosome 19, ilManJurt1.1, whole genome shotgun sequence, the genomic stretch ATTTTTAGATATTACTCAGGCTTACAAATTGAatgacttgtataatattacagtGCAAGTGTGTGCGTGACAGAGTGCATGCAAGGCAACTTGTTTACTTATTCTATATGGACTTTTGACGTCGACtgtacaatatgttgaaataatgtctgatgagccttatacatttattttaccactataactaatgtttgaatattaccttaaatCTAATTAAAGACAGTAAATTAAAGAAAGATAGACAGTTTCATACTGCTAGCGAGATTCTTTAATGCACACTAACATATATTAAattgactttgtctgtgttggtgttagctggcgggcgtgctctgcctttttggagtgtttttttttttttgttaaaactgactcgaaagcgctctaagggggtgccgtgcgtgtgtcggcgagcgccggcacagacggggtccatatttTTATAGtgtccctaacttgttacaaataactacaaacttgacattggctaatctttgtccAGACAAGAGAGCAAAAAATTATATGTTAAATTGTCTTTGAACAGGAAAAGCCTGTACCAATCGGTGTTTGAATACGACACTCCGCTGATGCACCCCGCGCCGTGCCAGTTCGAGTTTGTGGCGGCGGACGAGTGCGACGCCGACAACCCGTGGAAGGAGAGCTTCCGCCAGCTCTACTACGGCATCCACGTGCGCCCCAACTTCCGCCCCAAGAAGGACTCGCGCATCAAGCACTTCAACACTATTAgggttagaatagaatagaaatacaatttttagaatggagtagaaatattttttttttcaaaaaacttttacaagtacactTTTGAATCGCCAAATATATCTTCCACTGCTTCCGAATGCCTTTCCTAACAAGAAAAATCAGCAAGAAAGTCGTAGGTTAACATCGGTTGACGAATTGGGCCACCCACTTAATATAAATGCGCCCATAATAATCTTTGGGTTTGTTTCAGATTCATCAATTTCATGAAATCTTCtcttgtaaattattttattaaaaacaaaaattcgcAAATCGGCCCAGAAACCTCGAAAAAATCGGTGTaccatatattttaaaaaaagggCTGAATTGAGAACTACCTTCTTTCCTTCTTTTTAgaagtctgttaaaaaataacgagcaggcgggtcacctggtgttaagtgattaccgccgcctatgacCATTTGCAGCTCCAGAGAtgccgccgatgcgttgccggcctttcaggaatttgttggtctgccccttgaataacccaatGTTGTAATCTGTTATAACAATACTCTTAagtcttaatattatgttttcattATAAGCAGGCCTCTCTGGAATACGTGGAGGAgcggggcggcggcggcgcggcgtgcGCGTGCGGCGCGGGCGCGTGCACGTGCCGGCGCGCGGCCGCCGCGCCGCAGCCCGCGCTCGTGTTCGTGCACGCCGGCCTCTACCAAGAGGAATGCCTCGCCATCGATACCGACGTGCAACTCATTGGTGAGACccaactattattataaaaattaaaaaaaaaattggtcacagtttttaatttttttgtgatgtacttaaccacaaattcacagttttcagatatTTTCCTAAAAAGGTTTATGTGTTGTGGTCTATAGTATGATGGTTTATCAAAGGCACAGCAAGGCATTGCAGGCTAAGAGCTTGGTAACCAGACCAATTTTTTGCCATAATCTATTCATCAGAGATGACACAATATGTGAATAAGCCTTGTAACCATTACACTACTTTGTGAATGCAAATGAATGTGTGGTAGATCCACAACTAGAAAGTACCACGTTTACTTTGTTCTCAATATATATAAAGGCCAATATTAACACTACATTTTCCAGGTTGTGCCCCGGGCAACGTAGCAGAGTCTGTTGTCCTGGAACGTGAAGCGGAGTCGACTCTCACCTTCGCGGAGGGCGCCAACCGCGCCTACGCGGGCCACATGACGCTCAAGTTCTCGCCAGACGCTACCAGCACCATGCAGCACCACAAGCACTACTGCCTGGAGGTCTCCGACAACTGCTCTCCCACCGTCGATCATTGTATTATACGGAGCGCCAGTGTTGGTAAGGCATTCATTGCATAAACATAGCATTGatttaaataacataaacaGATCATAGACCCATAGACTTGTATAAGAAAAAGAAGAACCAAAATGATttgaaacaattattatttgttgtgtaCAGTGGGTGCGGCTGTATGCGTGAGCGGCGCGGGCGCCAACCCAGTGATCAAGCACTGCGACATCAGCGACTGCGAGAACGTAGGGCTGTACGTCACGGACTACGCCCAGGGCGCCTACCAGGATAACGAGATATCCCGCAACGCGCTCGCCGGCATCTGGGTCAAGAACTTCGCCAACCCTATCATGCGCCGCAACCACATACACCATGGACGAGACGTCGGTATTTTCACCTTCGAGAATGGCTTGGTGAGTTTTAATGCACAAGGTTTATGGTTAGAACGTAACAGACTACGCCCAGGCGCCTACCAGGAAAACGAGATATCCTACAATGAACTCGACGGCATATCTGACTTAAAAATTTCGCCAATCCTATCATACACCACGAAAGAAACATCGGCATTTTCACCTTCGAGAATGACTGATATTTAGTGCACAATAGCTAACATCACTGTTCAAGGATAGACTCGgaagatttaaataaaacagatttatttagaGAGGTTTGTCTCGTTTTTACTCTGAAGTCTGAGCAGAGTTAAAGTATGGCTATAGATCTCAGCATCAGTTCTCTCTAGGATGTGAAGAGGGCAGCGTCGCAATCGCAAGTTCCTAGTCATAGTCTTCAGGCGCGAACGATGGTTTTCTTATCCTTTTTGTGCCAATGTCATCAAAGACTTGacattaaaaaatgaaaaatcttaaTTATAACTCTTTACATTGCCTTAACAGTAAAGTACGGTAACAACTGAGTTAGTTAcaaaactgtgttgcagttgttagcgcccacctccagatttataaaaaaatgttttatgtcaaaatttgatttttagggCTATTTCGAAGGAAACGACATCCACAACAACAGAATCGCCGGTTTCGAAGTGAAGGCCGGCGCGAATCCCACCGTAGTACACTGCGAGATCCACCACGGACAGACCGGGGGCATTTACGTCCACGAGTCTGGCCTCGGCCAGTTCATAGACAATAAGATACACTCCAACAACTTCGCGGGCGTCTGGATCACGTCCAACAGCAATCCCACCATACGGCGCAATGAGATCTACAACGGACACCAGGGAGGCGTGTACATATTTGGCGAGGGCCGTGGACTTATTGAGCACAACAACATCTATGGGAACGCTTTAGCAGGCATACAGGTTAGTGATGTGATCATTATGCTGCAGAAACTTTGGAGCAgcgaaaatattaaatcaacGATTTTACATATAATCATTAGtaacttcatttatttactCAGAGTTACTGAGAAAAAATATACATCTTTATCACAACTTTCACTAGTATTTTGTTTGGggggcaattttttttttcatactttgtcaacatttttataaaaaatttcacCCATATTTTACAATAAGTTGATTgcttgtcgcaaatagaatttTATTGTGTTAGTAATCATAACCACCAGAGTACTGAGAAAACTATCCAGGGTCCATATTGGTAAATAATAGttatccttttcataatgatTGTTTTAATCATTTCATCTCATTGGAGAAATGATTTTCAGATACGCACAAACAGCGACCCCATAGTGAGGCACAATAAGATCCACCACGGGCAACACGGGGGCATTTACGTACACGAGAAGGGCCAGGGGCTTATTGAGGAGAATGAGGTCTACGCTAACACACTGGCCGGCGTCTGGATCACTACAGGGTCCACACCTGTGTTGCGACGCAATCGAATTCACTCAGGAAAACAGGTCAGTGTCAAACTTCATCTAGAAAAAGTGGCCCTATTTATAAGAAACTACGATtacgatttaggtttttaaaaatcctctggGACCTCTGATTTACCAgggtaaaagtagcctatgtcactctctaggtcttcaGCTGttctcatgcaaaaaatcacgttgattcgtctctccgttgcgacgtgattgaatgacaaaccaacaaacaaacacttttgtatttataatatgggtagtaatatAAACACGAGCATCCACCATGGGGTACGTGGGGGCATGGTTTACCTGTACACTAAACAGTTATTCCTACATCCACAGGTCGGCGTGTATTTTTACGACAACGGCCACGGCAAACTAGAAGATAACGATATATTCAACCACCTATACTCAGGAGTACAAATAAGGACAGGGAGTAACCCTGTCATCCGTGGCAACAAGATATGGGGCGGGCAGAATGGTGGCGTTCTAGTCTACAATGGGGGTCTAGGGTTACTGGAGCAGAATGAGATCTTCGATAACGCCATGGCCGGTGTATGGATAAAGACTGACTCAAATCCCACGCTCAAGAGGAACAAGATTTTTGATGGGCGTGATGGTGGCATCTGTATTTTTAATGGTGGcaaggtgaatttctttttgACGGCTTTATTAGGTACAAATTCTAATGActgcaaattattttttaatagaaactttaatagtattttagaaataatagtattttattcattcactctcaatgaaaatgaaaattttttcaGCCCTCGCCAATCTTTATGGTTGCCCTGTTGAACATAGCTGCGTTTCAATGTGCAGAATGCAAATTTCAGGTATTACAGGAACTTAGCTGCACCTTTTTGGTCAGTTGAACTCGCTGCATGGTTCGGATCAGAGCAGTTATACGAATTGCCAAGGGCTGTCCCAAATTAGacatgttttttgaaaaatcctctAACCCCAATCAAGACTGAATGCAATATTTATGAATTAACTCAGTGATTTCCAGTTGAGCACCTCCAATAACATGACATGTTGAAtctcaaaaaaattacattttgctCAGCATAATTAGGGATTATATTAATCTAAGATTATATCAATCTCAATTTTGACATGATCTCATGGGTTGGAAAGTTTTCATGAAATAGTCCAATTATAGAGTAAAAAAGGAACCTCTATGAAATGCACACTCTGTTATGATACTTTTACACTGAATGACTTTTTCATTTCCAGGGTGTACTGGAGGAGAACGATATATTCCGCAACGCACAAGCGGGTGTTTTAATCTCAACACAGAGCCACCCCGTGTTGCGACGTAACCGCATCTTCGACGGCCTCGCTGCGGGCGTCGAGATCACCAACAACGCGACAGCTACCCTAGAACACAATCAGATATTCAACAATAGATTTGGAGGTAAGGGgcccaaaaaaataatttatcgtgccacaaaaaccacagtcggttttaccagtttttagggttccgtacctcaaaaggaaaaacttaacccttataggatcactttgttgtctgttggaaaaaatactggagtacggaaccctcagtgcgcgagtatgactcgcacttagctggttttttttatgtttgttgcTCATATCCTAAAtgaagaattatttatttcacagCCAAGAAGTTTGCACTGGCATTGATTTTGGACATTTGCATGTCTGTATTTGCAGTTATATTGTTTTATGCAACAAATTATAGAATGGCTCTTCTGAACAAAAATTGTGTTTATGAAGTAGTTTATTTGTGTGTGTGATTAGTATGACACTGCACACAAGTCCTTGGTTTTATGAAATGTACATACTTCTTTATACTAAGATTTTAATATAGAGAGTTCTCATATCCATTCTCATTTAGAGAGATCTTAGAAATGTATGTCATGTCAAGAAACATAATAATCATTCATCAACTTGTTCAGGGACGCATTTTTCCCTTTCATATATTATTGAACACTGGTAATATACGTAATTGGTGTTTGCAGGTTTATGTCTGGCATCGGGCGTGTCGCCGCTGGTGCGCGGCAACAAGATCTTCAGCAACCAGGACGCGGTGGAGAAGGCGGTGGGCGGCGGACAGTGCCTCTACAAGATCTCCTCCTACACCTCCTTCCCTATGCACGATTTCTACAGGTAACTACTTTATcaacaaactagctgatgcccgcgacttcctccgcgtggatttaggtttttcaaaatcccgtgggaactctttgattttcggggacaaaaagtagcatatgtgctaatccaggatattatctatctccatttcagccaaatccgttcagtagtttttgcgtgaaagagtaacaaacatacacactttcacctttataatattatattagtgtgattgtaacaatccctattattttttaaaaattaaatataacaatcACATAACATTACCTAGTGTTTCTATAAATCATGTATAAGAATTATGGAAGCACTATCTTACCCTATTGACAAGTAGATGGAATGACACACAtgtaaaccttagtggttttttcgTTGTGTCAAAGTCAGCCTTACTAAACATTCCTTATTTTTGATATCACTACGGGCGTAAAAAGCACAACTTCTATAGGTACATACGATTGATTAATTCCTATATAAACAGCAATAGAATAAAAATTGTGGGTACAAT encodes the following:
- the LOC123874918 gene encoding F-box only protein 11 isoform X2; this encodes MPSASFSSSRSYVRRSRRKGGHRIPLPSRTQSSEPCESVPCPNNVTGSAMAATACAGPSGSGGGGSPPVPAAAAATTAGHHSPYDLRRKSPPAYHEPGPSGACSLPARKRPRTSLSQGVDVCNVSQYLQYELPDEVLLCILSHLTERDLCRVAQVCKRFNTIANDTELWKSLYQSVFEYDTPLMHPAPCQFEFVAADECDADNPWKESFRQLYYGIHVRPNFRPKKDSRIKHFNTIRASLEYVEERGGGGAACACGAGACTCRRAAAAPQPALVFVHAGLYQEECLAIDTDVQLIGCAPGNVAESVVLEREAESTLTFAEGANRAYAGHMTLKFSPDATSTMQHHKHYCLEVSDNCSPTVDHCIIRSASVVGAAVCVSGAGANPVIKHCDISDCENVGLYVTDYAQGAYQDNEISRNALAGIWVKNFANPIMRRNHIHHGRDVGIFTFENGLGYFEGNDIHNNRIAGFEVKAGANPTVVHCEIHHGQTGGIYVHESGLGQFIDNKIHSNNFAGVWITSNSNPTIRRNEIYNGHQGGVYIFGEGRGLIEHNNIYGNALAGIQIRTNSDPIVRHNKIHHGQHGGIYVHEKGQGLIEENEVYANTLAGVWITTGSTPVLRRNRIHSGKQVGVYFYDNGHGKLEDNDIFNHLYSGVQIRTGSNPVIRGNKIWGGQNGGVLVYNGGLGLLEQNEIFDNAMAGVWIKTDSNPTLKRNKIFDGRDGGICIFNGGKGVLEENDIFRNAQAGVLISTQSHPVLRRNRIFDGLAAGVEITNNATATLEHNQIFNNRFGGLCLASGVSPLVRGNKIFSNQDAVEKAVGGGQCLYKISSYTSFPMHDFYRCQTCNTTDRNAICVNCIKTCHSGHDVEFIRHDRFFCDCGAGTLSNQCQLQGEPTQDTDTLYDSAAPMESHTLMVN
- the LOC123874918 gene encoding F-box only protein 11 isoform X1; translation: MPSASFSSSRSYVRRSRRKGGHRIPLPSRTQSSEPCESVPCPNNVTGSAMAATACAGPSGSGGGGSPPVPAAAAATTAGHHSPYDLRRKSPPAYHEPGPSGACSLPARKRPRTSLSQGVDVCNVSQYLQYELPDEVLLCILSHLTERDLCRVAQVCKRFNTIANDTELWKSLYQSVFEYDTPLMHPAPCQFEFVAADECDADNPWKESFRQLYYGIHVRPNFRPKKDSRIKHFNTIRQASLEYVEERGGGGAACACGAGACTCRRAAAAPQPALVFVHAGLYQEECLAIDTDVQLIGCAPGNVAESVVLEREAESTLTFAEGANRAYAGHMTLKFSPDATSTMQHHKHYCLEVSDNCSPTVDHCIIRSASVVGAAVCVSGAGANPVIKHCDISDCENVGLYVTDYAQGAYQDNEISRNALAGIWVKNFANPIMRRNHIHHGRDVGIFTFENGLGYFEGNDIHNNRIAGFEVKAGANPTVVHCEIHHGQTGGIYVHESGLGQFIDNKIHSNNFAGVWITSNSNPTIRRNEIYNGHQGGVYIFGEGRGLIEHNNIYGNALAGIQIRTNSDPIVRHNKIHHGQHGGIYVHEKGQGLIEENEVYANTLAGVWITTGSTPVLRRNRIHSGKQVGVYFYDNGHGKLEDNDIFNHLYSGVQIRTGSNPVIRGNKIWGGQNGGVLVYNGGLGLLEQNEIFDNAMAGVWIKTDSNPTLKRNKIFDGRDGGICIFNGGKGVLEENDIFRNAQAGVLISTQSHPVLRRNRIFDGLAAGVEITNNATATLEHNQIFNNRFGGLCLASGVSPLVRGNKIFSNQDAVEKAVGGGQCLYKISSYTSFPMHDFYRCQTCNTTDRNAICVNCIKTCHSGHDVEFIRHDRFFCDCGAGTLSNQCQLQGEPTQDTDTLYDSAAPMESHTLMVN